AAGGTGGTCTTCGTCTGCAACTAGGTAAGTTTAAAACTGGCAAACAACAATGGTGTCTGAAGCCAATGGTGCAGCACTGCTGGCTTCCTCTTGAACTCCAGCGTTGTCACTTGCACCGAAGTCTCCTGCTGCAAACAGGGGGGTTGTTCTCCTGTACTGGGAACAGCTTCCAAAGCTCAGGAGCCCCTGTACAGGATAACGCAGGAACTAAAGGCAAACACTTTTTCCTCCTTAAGgatgcctccatttttttttcctcacaatcTGTACTACCAACCGAAGTGACTGGGCCTGAGTGTGCGTTCGTACCTATGAAACCGTCACGGTGCATGCACATCCAAGGCATGTGGAACCACAGGTCAAATAAGGCACAGATACCAAGTAACGGTTCTAATTACAAACGCTAGCTCTCAGGAACTCTTCATCCATTCAGAACTAAACCCATCACTGCATAACTCGGGTAAGAAGCCCCTGGAGATGGAGGAGCTCCTCAAATGTGTCAGGAAAGGCTTTATTAACATcatcattaacatttaaaaagcaaacggAGCATTTCTCCTTCTTTTGGCAATTTGGTGCAAATGTTAAGTGCAAGATAAAGcaatttcaaacttttcttcaaattaaaaatgaaactaaggCCAAACGTGATGggtgaacaaaataaatcaaaacttaaaTTTCAGCAACTCCGGCTCTTCAAACCAGCAAAGCCCCCGACTCGTGCACTGTGGTGAGGCTTAGGGTGCTCGCCCCGGCTTCTTGCGTGCCCGCAAACAGCACCATTTCCTCATCAAGTTGAGGACTGAGAAGCAAATGATCCCCTTCACTGCAAACAAAGGGGGTCACAGTAACACTAGTGATCCTTCAGAATTGACACACCGTGATAGTCAAAATGATGGTCTCCCTGCTTCTTGCTCAAGACATACAAGATCTGAGCAGCAGCAAGTACCCCCTCGGCTGCAAACAAAGGGGTCAAAGGTTTGCCGTCAATTCACTTCCAGGCAGAAAAACATTTTCCTCAAAAGAAacaatttatttagaataaaacaaaagcagcTCAACTGTGAGCGCACGTTTGAGTGACAGCTACTTTTAAGCTGTGTGAGCCATAAAAAgggtttttctttacttttccagAAATCTTGTGTACACAGCACAAAGCAAgaggtcattttttttccacttaaaacacCGGCATTGGCATCACAATAGCAGATACACAACTTTAAGCTGCCATTTTAGTAAAATGCACAAATACTAAACAGATTAGCTTTCTTCCATCAAGAGGCCCATGTAAACTCCACATAAGCCACAACTTCTCTTCAAAAAGGTCCATTAGAGCTTTGAATTCCATATCTTCAATCCGCAGTTCACCAGTTTTGCTTGCgagggggggggaaaaaaaggttattCAGTACAAATgtttacaatattaaaaatatatatatttcccctaTGCCATTATAGATGAACAGGTTAACAAGACCTTCCTGGATAATCCAGCTTGACTTCAAAAAGCACCAATAATACCCACTGGCACATACCTTGAATGAATTTACTGTATGAACAGACAACAAGTAAAACAACAGGGGTGGATTTTTTTAAGGACTGCAATTAAGCAAAGATTATAGGACTGAAAATACCCTTTATACTCATGTAACTGAGTAAAACATgtcaaaaaattcagaaaaaaaggaagtttataaTCAATTTACAAtcaatatattctaaaaataacttaaaatgaaactaagaaaGTTGGAGTTTAGTCAAACTTTTACCCCCCCCTTCCTATTTTCATTCCGTAATTTATATGGAACAATCCAGAACTACTCAGTTGCGGAAAGGGGTCAAGAtacaaagccatttaaaaatccACCTTCATCTGTGTTACCAAAGACAGCAGCTGTTCTTCTAAGAAAACTCATACGAACAATTGCTAAACAGCCAAGAACACTTTAGGACTTTTTAACTGTTTAAATCAAACATAGAAACCTTTTTATTTAGCTAGACAGTTCACTGTGGTTACCTGAAATCATTTTCTCCCTTTAGGGATATCATTATAACCAGAATGTTAACAAGGTCAGCTCCACTTCTCTTCTTGTTCTCACACCTAACTGCCATCTCAAAACCACACACTgtggcagagacagaaaaaaagagtcCCAAAATTCTCTCCAAAACTTTTCACATACAAAGGTCATTAAGGCCCTCTTCTCAAGAGGATTTCTGAATTCTGTTACCACAGTTTTTGGTGAATGGTTCCTATATGGACCCAAAACTGCAGTTCAAGCTGTACCTGCATAATGAGCAATTTCATGGTCTAAAGAAAGTGGatttcaaatttaaagaaaaacaaaacaaaacaaaacaaaacaaatattgtcAGTGAAAACGGGctcataaaacttttaaataaaccTAAACAGTGTTTGACTCTGAAAGCAACACACACAGCCCTTACTTTTCCTACTGTATCTCAAATGATAGGGCCAGAGTATGTTACTTTCAAAATGTGACAAAAAGCTTCTATCAGCCGAAGGATGGACATTTTAAGATGTAATCCTTAAAGAGAAAACTCTATCTACAGAGTCCAAGTATACATGTTAAACCAGGAATTTAAATTTCTGTGTGGAAAACCGTTTATAGGAATCCCAGTTACAACCaacaaaatagtattaaaaaattgGCTAGGAGCTGAATGATTGCTTAGTTTTCCATAAACTTTGAAGTTGTGATCTAAAAGTCTTAATTAGCTTGATGTTTTTCACCAGTAATACTTAATAGGTCATTAAATGATATACTTGGAAGAAATTTTCTTTGCATTCATTTGAACCGAGGTCCAGAAAAATCAACTAAACGAgcttttaagtaaaagaaacaagtGGTTGTTACAAAGAACATCCAATATTGAGATTATGAAATTCTGGCTAATGAGAATTAGAACCAGAGAGCTTTAGACTCTTACTTTCATTCCGTCCTGAaggtttaaaaagataaacagtaaTATGAACCTGCACAACAGAATGGGCAACACAAATGAGAGATTCATCTGAATGATGGCACTCTGTAGGTAAGCACCAAACTCAACATAATTAGTTATTtctaatacatacatttataaatgGTATCAAGCCATTGTTTCAAAAACACAGAAGCACAAATTGCCCAGATCTAACAAAAGCCGCCATGTCAGATagattcaaataaacaaacatggaGCAAAAACCACAGTACTCTTCGGTAAGTTGTCACAtcaacttgaaagaaaaaaaaagaaaagaaaaaagaaaaagggaaacacCACACTTTGGATTAGAGCAAAATTAAATGTTGTGGACTTCACTCTCTAGAAGAGCAAAATCATTTGTCCAGCCTTCTTATCAAAAGATATTCAAAAGTTAATGGTTAGTGAGATTATTTAAACTGGAAAAATGTATCTAGCCAAACTGTACTTTGACCCCAAGTATGCACAGACTGCAAACTCACATTAGTTTCTGAACAGTCTCCTCCATATTAGCGTGCCAAGCAcagctttttaaaagcaaaaagcacCAAGTCCTACTTGTAGGATTTCAGGCAGACGGACTTTTGTGCTCATAGCCTAGTACCTTCCTTCTGTCAAAATAGCTAGTTTTtccagtttaaaaacaaaacaaaacgaaacccccacaaaaacctcccaacttaaaatttataaatgcataGTGAAAACCAAAAAGGATGATACAGCAGTGATGAAGATTTCATGCTGACATGCATTAGACACCTGTCATAacggaaaataaaaaaattacatgacacTTCCCTGGGTTATTATTGGTGCTATTTCAAAACTACCAGCTTtgataacagaaagaaaacagttgaGTTCTGCCAGGCTTTCTATAAGTCACTTTCACAGAATAGAAACATGACCATGATCCAAAAGGTCCTAGAGTTTCTAATCATAATTAAATATCAAGGGCCTTAAAGTCCTCAGCATTTAAATCAAAGGGGGAACTATACTTACTAATGACCTGAGAAACTAGAGgtgaggacagagggacagatcaaagaaataagaccaaaaaaaaaaaataataaaataaaataaaataaaataaataaaaaaaaaatcatccattaCTGTTCTGCAGCAAAAACCCTTGTTAAGAACCAGAAATCGATATAACCtttagctttgaaaaaaattgtgagGGTGGgctaaattattttgtattaacTTCAGGTGTCtgggaaataaaacaataaaaggggGTTTTCCTATACTGACATTTCAGTTTGGACATCAGtgaaaatattaaacacagaACTTGAGAGATACTCAACATTTTCAATAATGTAATGTCACCGctgtttataaatgaaaataaaaatacaggcaaAATTTAAGAAGCATGTCAAAGGCATTTCACgatgactttaaaaatttctgcAATCCAGATATGGCTGATTAATGCCCACTAAAACAAAAAGCTGACTTATGAGCCTGCAGACAACTCTTCTTTCTATTATTGAAATCAGAAATTTGCATGGAtacaaaaaaattcatctttgatGAAAAACACTAAAGTTTTGAAATATGCACAATTAAATTAGAACTGTACCTGCTATACCTCTCTGAAAGTCAGTAAAAACACCACCACACACCAATAACCAaagaattctgattttaaaaacacctaCTCACTTCTTGCATACTAGCATAAGACATACATGGTTTGTAACCTACTCCTCGATTTTTACTGAACAGTTACAGCTACAAACCAAAAGTGCATATACGGGATACAGAACTTAAGAACTAATGATAAAAAAGTTTATGTTAAAGCAAACTCTCCGGGAATAAACCATGTATATCAAGAGAAATACTCAAATACctgattaaaataattaacattgcTATACAATTTACCAGCTTGTACTTTTAAGATTCCTGATCAAATTTCAGCCACACAAATAATATTTCTGGTACAAGAATTATTTACCTACATACCAATTAAGCCCTTTTTAGATGTATATTATCTTCTTTATATAGTCAGTGGGCTTTTCTCCGAATCCTGACTTTTCGAAATTTTGGGTTTGTAactctgaggattttttttaagctcaaggttaaggggggaaaaaaaaaaacaagaaaaagagggggaaaagttACTAAGAGTAGGAACtcctaattaaaataaatccatcTGCCTGCTACTTTCAGGGCATCcctttcacttaaaataatagcTAAACTGTCCTGTCTTCTATTtcaaagatttataaaaatataaaaaaaagaaaaaagctacaaCTAAACAAactcaaaagaaaatttcatctGATGCTGTATCCCATTACACATCACAAAACAGGAACCATGTCAAAGTAGTAAATACAAGTTATACATGGACTTTAGGACGCACCACGGACAATGATCATGACCAGGTAATCTTCTTCAGATTTGGCCAGTGCCTTGGCAGGGGAATCCAGGAACTGCTGGGAGAACTCACAGGGTGGGAAAGCATGTAGGACCCCGGTGTTTTCCTTGTCTTTGTTGCCCCCCACGGGAAGGCTTATCACCCCAGCGGCCTGCTTTTGCTTTAAATAGGACACAAGGTTCCTAAGTGGCCTCTGAGTAGAGGTGGCAGTGTCTGATGtggctgaggaagaggaggacctGCTGTCAGAACTTCCAGGCACAGCCAGGAGAATGGCATAACCATTGGGACCTGCCACTTTGATGCGTCGAGTTACTTCATCCAACTTGGGCTGGTCCAAACGAAGACGCTGGGTGATCTTGAGCTGGGCTACTTTGCCTCCAGTTGAGCCCTCCACAAGAAGACTACTAGCCACTTGGAGGTCACCCTGCAACAGATGCATGTTGGAAGGAAAGTTGCTGTTCTTCAATAGAAGCATGCCCTGCCAGGCCAAACAGAGCTTGGGAGAGGCTGCAGTGGTGGGGGCTGTCCCACCATCCTGTTTCTGGGAAGGGGACTTCAGCTTTGAGGAAGCAGTGCTGGTGCTAGGCGCACTCCCATCAGACCGGTCTTCTTTTTTCAGAGGGCTTTTTCCCTCAGTGGGAGCAGTTGTCCGGTGCTTCCTATCCCGTTCAGCTGATGCAGAGTTTTTACGGTCTCGCTTGTCACCCTGGCTCTTCTCCAAACTTCCTCGCCTGTCTCTGACTGGAGAGGGCCTTTCCAAGATAAGAAGACGAGAAGATCGATCATTGTCACTGTTGTAGCGATCCCGGCTACTGCTCAATTCCGGGCTGCGGTCGGGAGAAGGAGCACAGTGACGTTTTCGGGGACGGTCACTCTCAGGGGACCTATCCAGGTGCCGGCCCCCACTCTCCTCCGGCGGCCTTCGCTTCCTAGGCTGGTCTCTGCTGCTGGGCAGATCTCGCTCACCTCTGTCCCGGTCCAAGGACCAGCCATCTCGCCTGCGATCCAGGCTATCCAGGGGCTCGTAAGCAGGCACAGCAGCAGCTGCAGTCCTAGTGCTGCGTTCACGaactgggggcgggggtggcacCCAGTCAGAGTCAGGATAAAGGTCTCTGTCACGATCTCTGTAGAGTAAGGGTGGTGTCCTATCCCGAGCACCCCTCAAAGGGTCAGGTGCCCGATGTCCAAAAGCATCTGTCACCAACTCGTAATGAGTTAAGGGCAAAGGCTGCAGATACTGCTGCTGGTAACGATGTTCTGTATCTGCAAAGTCTACTCTAAGGCGACGATCTGGGCCACCAAGTGGGAAGCCACGCATATGGGTCCAGGCAGCATGAGCTGCATCCAGGCTTTCATACTGAATATATGCCCAACTATCACCTTTGCGGTAGTCTATAGTGCGGATGGTGCCAAATCGGTCAAACTCTCGTGCCAGGGCAGCAAGAGGCACCCAAGGTCCCAGACCACCTACCCAGAGGCGAGTGGTGGGTGTAGCTTTACCGTAACCAATTTTGATAGGATTCCGAATAATGATCTTGCCAGACATTGCTAGTTTGGCCCGGTGAGACATGTCTAGGTTCTCAAATTTAAGGAAGCCATAGGTACTGGTCTGGCCCCGAGAGGGCCTCTTGATATCTACCTCTGTGATGACTCCAAAGCGGTCAAAAGCCCTTCTTAGGTCACTCTCTGTCACAGTGATGTCTAGGTTGCCCAAGAAAAGCGTCCGGTTAGCTCGCTGATCGTCCTCGGGTGAGATCTCATCCACTTCTCGAAAAGGAGCAGCTCCTGCTCCAGCtcccaccctgggctccaggctgtACGCCGGGCGCACTCTCTCATAGAACGGATAGTCTCGCTCTCTCTCCAGCTCACGGGGCAACGGTGGCGGAGGCGGGGGGGGCAGGCGGCCAAGAGCCAGCTGCTGCAACCGGTAGTCTCGGTACCCCAAGGCCGCGCCACCAGGGGAAAGCGATCTCTGGCCGCCGCCTCCAGGGGGGTGCCGGTGTCCGCCCACGGAGGCGCCCACCACGCTGGCCGACGGCGGGTAGGGATCCTTGTCTAAGGGGgagcggctgcggcggcggctcACGTACACCGCCTCGATCTTCAGCGGCCGGTCATAGAGCACCAGGCGGCCTCTGGCATGCTTGGCCGCCCGCGCGTCCTCTGGCCGCCGGAAGTTCACAAAGGCTACTCGCTCATCCCCGCTGCCAGAACCCGAGAGATGACTGATTTTGACACTTACATCACCGAAGCGCTTGAACTCGTGAAACAGTCCGTCCTCCACCGCCTCGTCACTCAGCTGGGACCCCAACTCGCTGATCTTCAGCGTCTTGTATTCCGCGCCGTCCCCGCCGCCGGGAGCTGAGGAGGCGGCCCCCGAGGAACGTGACTCCCCGCCTCCACCCCGGGAGCTGCTGCGCGACTCGCCCCCGCCCGAGGAATTTTTGGTGCTCGGGGAGCTGTAACTGTGCAGGcggccactggagctgcccccGCCGGTGTCATACTCGCGGCTGCCGCCTCGGCTGCTGGACTTGTCCAGGTGAAGGCTGCGCCGCGACCCGCCGCCGCTGTCGGTCTTTCCGCTGCTACTCCCATTGCTGCCACCAGAGCCCCCTAACTTCTTGCTCCGCTCCCCGCGGGAAGTCGAGTCCTCACCACCGCGGGAGCGTTTGGGCTTCACCGGAGAGCGCTCCTTCCCCTTCATTGTTGCGGGTCGCCGGAGGTCGTCTCCGCGGAGATGCTGAGCCCGCCGCCCCGCGCTCGTTTCACACAGCGGAACCGCACGCCGCCATCTTGGACTCCGCCGCGGCAGAGGCTCCCGCCCCGCGGTCCTCATTGGTCAGCTGGCTCCTCTCTGCTACAGGCTCATTGGGAAAACGTGCCGTCTGTCTTCACATCTCCCCGCGCTCCGGAaaggcgcccgcccgcccgctgtTATTGGGCTCCCAACGCCCGGGTCCGAGTACCTCATTGGTCGTATTTGTTGTCCATCTTAACGGCTCCTCGCGCCAGGCCGCAGCTCCGCCCCTCGCACTCTAGGGTCACCTGACCCAAACTCGGGAGGCGCTGATTGGGCGAAAAGTCTGCCCTGTAACGGTACTTCTAGCGCGGTAAAAGCGGTGATCCCACCTCCTCATTCCTTTCATTGGTTTCCGACCCCGTCCTTTAACTCACTATTTGGGAAGTCGGGCCATCTGTTCTGGCGTTTTTCCTGAGAGGCCCGCTTACAACGTTCTCGCGAGAGACAGAAAGCGCTCCCTTTCTCGACCTCTTCTTCCAACTTCTCGGGCGGCTGTAAGAAGTTTAAATCTGATTGGATGCTGACGAGGAAGTTGATAGGCTGAAATAGCTGTCCGTCATCCGCTTAAAGGGGCAGGCCGTACACGGAGGAGGCTGACTGAAGGTGAAAGAGCGGACCGCGCGCTCGCCGTGCGACGTCACCGGGACGTCGCGAGATGCTGACACGGCGCTGGCTCCGCCCCCGGGCGCTCGCGGCGTTCCGTCCACCGGCATTTACTGGGCACTTACGGGGTCCCGCGGCGTCCGTGGGTGTGCCTGGGCCGCCCGCTCGGGGCCTGTGCGGGGCCCGAGCCCTCGGGGCGCGGTCCCCAGGAGGCCGGCCGCGGCAGCCGGAGAACGCCGCAGGCCGTGGGGCTCGCCCGGGCCGGCCTCCTGGGTGCTCCCCGCCGCCCGGCGACGTCGGTCGGTTCGCTCTTCCTACGTCGCGCCCCGTCACCGGGCGAGGGCCGACCTCCGCGTGCAGCCGTGGGCGTGCCCCCCGCGGCTCCTCGCGCCGCCTCGCCGACCCCCCGGGGCCCGCCCGTTGTGAGGTGAGTCCGGCAGCCAGAGCAGGTGCTCGGGcgtcgggggagggggggaggggggccaggaAGCCCGGGCCGGCCCTCCCCGCCGCCTACCCGCCTACCCCGAGGCCCGTGCGCGGGCGACAACGCGGCGGTGGCGGTGACGCGACCCTTCTCGGGGCGACACGGCTGTTGCTCGAACCCGAGCTTGGGAGCCGCGTCAGGGCCGGGGCTGCAGAGTCCGGCTCTGCCTTCGCCCCCCTTCCCCGCATGACGTCGAGGGAAGCGATAGGGATTTCGCTTCTTGCTCGGATGGAGGAAACCTGGTGTGAGGACGTCGCGGCAGCGGGCGCACGCTCCCCCGCGTGCCAGGACCAGCTGCCAAAGCCCGCGAGTGGGCCAGGGTGTGGGACGTACTGCTGCGGGGGCTTCTCCTCGGGACATGGCGGCGGCGCTGCTtgtgtttttgttgatttttccatAGAAACTTCACGGCGGTACTTAGAGAGTGGCCACTAAGATCGCCCTGAGACGGGGCTGGACGGTCTGGCGGGAGACTCAGCTTGTCATTGCATGTCATTCTAGCATTTCTTCTATTAAAAGGAAACTTGTTTTACCACGTGTATGTTATTGCCATCTCGTTTTCTTAAAATAgcaattatttttagattcctttaaactatttttatagaaaaaaatacaaaagtagaatactgggggatccctgggtagcgcagcggtttagcgcctgcctttggctcagggcgcgatcctggagactcgggatcgaatcccacgtcgggccccgggtgcgtggagcctgcttctccctctgcctgtgtctttgcctctctcactctgtgtgtgtgtgtgtgtgaccatcataaataaataaaaattaaaaaaaaaatagaatactgggcagcctggggggggctcagtggttgagcaactaactacccttcggcccagggcgtgaccgggcccgggatcgagtccccgtgGGGCttccggcgtggagcctgcttctccctctgcctgggtctctgcctccctctctgtgtctctcatgaataaataactttttaaaaatcttaaaaaaaaaaaaaaaagttgaatactATAAAGGTCTCCCATGTACCCAACACCCAATTTCAACAATTAGCAACCCCTGTCAATCTTGTTTAGTATACATTCTCTTCCCACTCTTCCCCCTCCTTATTTTGTTCCAGGCTTATCTGGTACATTTCCTGCCCCAGACATGAaattagccatttctccaaggagatCTGATTCCTTTTAGGgagaaatgatatttaaagataaaaatttatgtGTTAGGGAGTAAAGACAACAACAACCAACATATTATTTGTAAAAGCACAAGACAAAAAGCTTTACATGGTTAGGGGATTTTAATCTCTTTCAAGGTTATATTAAATACAACACAAAATTGAAGTTAAGTCGTTATctgattatttaatataatagCCAATCCAAATAAACCAGGCTCCATAGTGACTATTTTTGGCTTAAATTGACCTGCATAGGTGACTGAATGATCAAAGATGCCCAAATCAGTATAGTTTGTCCAACATAACAAGGATTGAAGGAGCATACGAGTTGAGGGAGAGAACTCAAGGAGTTTGTACCAGTATGTGTGGCAGTGCCCGAGGCTCTGCTAGGCTTAGTGGCCTGGCGTTTGCAATACCAGGGAGCTGGATGGAAGCTACAGCAGCTGGCAGCCTCCAGAAAGCTTGCCTAAGGGGGACTGCTGGCCTGTCTGCTGTCCAAAGGACTGGTAAGTTGAATTGGTAGACGAAAAGGCCTGGATTCTGGAACCAAAATATAACTttgctgtgtgtatatatgtgtatatgtccACAACAGAATTAGATAATTAGACATAATATGGCCATGCTGTAGTCaaaataagtgttttcatttcctttatgttCTTTAAAGTATGAAGGTGATTAGTGAAGTCCTATCAGCCTATGTTTGTACTTGTGCTTTAGAGCTGAAAGAGGTTAAAAGTGACCCATGTTTAGAGGGCCAGGACCTTAAACCCTTTTTCTGGCGTTAGTGATAGAGTTGTTAAGGTCGGGTTCAAGCTTCCATCTGGCCTCCTTGTGAGTACCTTGTCAAAAaccaagacataaaaaaaaaaaaaccaagacataGAGCTGAAGAAAAGCCACCATAGCCCATTCTGGCATCAACATCGGTCCCTTGAAGCTGTGCTTGGAAGGCTCTCAGGCACACAGCCCAGCAGGAGAGCTGCCACAACTAGCTTTCTATATGATGAAGTGCCTTTTCCATATCCTTTAAAaccagttttaaatttaaaaggaaacagcaaaataaaagttATGCATATGGAAGAAAACTGCACAATAAAACTATCAGTGTGTTTTCAATCAAATGTCTTCTTTCCACCCTCTTCGTAGGTTTTATTGTCTGTGTACCCTCAGTACACAGACAATTATGATTGCAATATGAAATTTATCTTGGGAGCTGAGAGCTGTTTGATTTCCTGGCAGATGGAAAAAGGCCTGAAGCTGggaattgaaattattttcctacCCACAATAGTGGATTAAAATTTTCGATTTCATCTTCCTTCATAAAAGTGAATGGTCTCCTGATAGGTTTATTTTGTTGGTCTGCAGAAAAAGCATGTATTTTACCTATAGGCATATGTTAAATCCTAAAATAGCAAACAGTCATTTAGGACCCAGATTGCATTATTAAAGTCACTTAGTTATTTGTGGTTTGTGgcctttatttttaacagctttattaaaatatttacataccataaatTTCACCCATTCAAAGTGTGGAAGT
The genomic region above belongs to Vulpes lagopus strain Blue_001 chromosome 3, ASM1834538v1, whole genome shotgun sequence and contains:
- the RBM15 gene encoding RNA-binding protein 15 gives rise to the protein MRTAGREPLPRRSPRWRRAVPLCETSAGRRAQHLRGDDLRRPATMKGKERSPVKPKRSRGGEDSTSRGERSKKLGGSGGSNGSSSGKTDSGGGSRRSLHLDKSSSRGGSREYDTGGGSSSGRLHSYSSPSTKNSSGGGESRSSSRGGGGESRSSGAASSAPGGGDGAEYKTLKISELGSQLSDEAVEDGLFHEFKRFGDVSVKISHLSGSGSGDERVAFVNFRRPEDARAAKHARGRLVLYDRPLKIEAVYVSRRRSRSPLDKDPYPPSASVVGASVGGHRHPPGGGGQRSLSPGGAALGYRDYRLQQLALGRLPPPPPPPLPRELERERDYPFYERVRPAYSLEPRVGAGAGAAPFREVDEISPEDDQRANRTLFLGNLDITVTESDLRRAFDRFGVITEVDIKRPSRGQTSTYGFLKFENLDMSHRAKLAMSGKIIIRNPIKIGYGKATPTTRLWVGGLGPWVPLAALAREFDRFGTIRTIDYRKGDSWAYIQYESLDAAHAAWTHMRGFPLGGPDRRLRVDFADTEHRYQQQYLQPLPLTHYELVTDAFGHRAPDPLRGARDRTPPLLYRDRDRDLYPDSDWVPPPPPVRERSTRTAAAAVPAYEPLDSLDRRRDGWSLDRDRGERDLPSSRDQPRKRRPPEESGGRHLDRSPESDRPRKRHCAPSPDRSPELSSSRDRYNSDNDRSSRLLILERPSPVRDRRGSLEKSQGDKRDRKNSASAERDRKHRTTAPTEGKSPLKKEDRSDGSAPSTSTASSKLKSPSQKQDGGTAPTTAASPKLCLAWQGMLLLKNSNFPSNMHLLQGDLQVASSLLVEGSTGGKVAQLKITQRLRLDQPKLDEVTRRIKVAGPNGYAILLAVPGSSDSRSSSSSATSDTATSTQRPLRNLVSYLKQKQAAGVISLPVGGNKDKENTGVLHAFPPCEFSQQFLDSPAKALAKSEEDYLVMIIVRAKLVNCGLKIWNSKL